A stretch of the Cloacibacillus sp. genome encodes the following:
- the glyS gene encoding glycine--tRNA ligase subunit beta, which yields MSDLLFEIGTEEIPARFMPKTLADLVQYAEEELSGAHIPHGGIKSECTPRRLVITVKDLSDHQEDSVEVSKGPMKAQAFDAEGNPTKAAQGFARSKGVEVSELKVETIGGAEYVVAEKRTSGQPTMEVLPQLLEKIIHRLSFPKSMYWADKTVRFARPVRWLVALYGDRPVDISFGGVKSGTASRGHRFMGSESVPVKDAASYAAAMRENFVVTDPEERKAMILAGVAEIEKELGAKVTVDPELLEENVHLNEYPIPFYGSFDKEFLDIPAEVLILSMAKNQRYFPVHDANGKLMANFIGVSNNRAKDMNVVREGNERVLRARLYDAAFFWKEDQQKSLDTRAEELKNVTYQEQLGSVYDKVQRIKKLTLWLADELKSDVDRTKLARACDLAKADLVMNMVYEFSDVQGVMGREYARKAGEPEEVALALYEQYLPRFAGDELPSHIAGALLGIGERLDTLAAIYKIGLEPTSSQDPYGLRRAARTINELIWGLSLDIDMDKALEMAAAQLELAPERIEKMKAFIALRQQVQLREKGFSHEAVALAMQTVPSRPLQIYRLAEVLTKASGEAWFAELITAAVRVKNLLSKSGEEAGSIDAAKFTTEAEKNLYGELGKLTKEAKSAVERCEWDKLAATMAELAPVIAQFFNDVLVMDPDPAVRANRIALLKECQAFFMQIGDFSILK from the coding sequence ATGTCCGACCTTCTCTTTGAAATAGGAACCGAAGAAATACCCGCGAGGTTTATGCCGAAGACGCTCGCCGACCTCGTCCAGTACGCGGAAGAGGAGCTCTCCGGAGCGCATATACCGCACGGCGGGATCAAGTCGGAGTGCACGCCGCGCCGCCTCGTTATCACAGTAAAGGATCTCTCCGACCATCAGGAGGATTCCGTAGAGGTCTCAAAGGGGCCGATGAAGGCGCAGGCCTTCGACGCCGAGGGCAACCCCACAAAGGCGGCGCAGGGTTTCGCGCGCAGCAAAGGGGTCGAGGTCTCAGAGCTTAAAGTTGAGACCATAGGCGGCGCGGAGTACGTCGTGGCCGAGAAGCGCACCAGCGGGCAGCCGACGATGGAGGTCCTGCCCCAGCTCCTTGAAAAGATCATCCATCGCCTCTCATTCCCGAAGAGCATGTACTGGGCCGACAAGACGGTGCGTTTCGCGCGTCCCGTGCGCTGGCTCGTGGCGCTCTACGGCGACCGTCCCGTCGATATATCATTCGGCGGCGTAAAGAGCGGTACCGCCTCCAGGGGCCACCGCTTCATGGGGAGCGAGTCCGTGCCGGTGAAAGACGCCGCCTCCTACGCGGCGGCGATGCGTGAAAATTTTGTCGTCACCGATCCTGAGGAACGCAAGGCGATGATACTCGCCGGCGTCGCCGAGATCGAAAAGGAGCTTGGCGCGAAGGTCACCGTCGATCCCGAGCTGCTTGAGGAAAACGTACATCTCAACGAATACCCGATACCCTTTTACGGCAGCTTTGACAAGGAGTTTCTCGACATCCCCGCCGAGGTGCTCATCCTCTCGATGGCCAAAAACCAGCGTTACTTCCCGGTCCATGACGCGAACGGCAAACTGATGGCCAACTTCATCGGCGTCAGCAACAACCGCGCGAAAGATATGAACGTCGTGCGGGAGGGCAACGAGCGCGTTCTGCGCGCGCGTCTCTACGACGCGGCCTTCTTCTGGAAAGAGGACCAGCAGAAGTCGCTCGACACCCGCGCCGAAGAGCTCAAGAACGTGACCTATCAGGAACAGCTGGGCTCCGTCTACGACAAGGTGCAGCGTATCAAGAAACTCACCCTCTGGCTTGCGGACGAGCTTAAAAGCGACGTCGACCGGACAAAGCTCGCGCGCGCCTGCGACCTCGCGAAGGCCGACCTTGTCATGAACATGGTCTACGAATTTTCCGACGTGCAGGGAGTCATGGGACGCGAATACGCGCGTAAGGCCGGAGAGCCGGAAGAGGTCGCCCTCGCGCTCTACGAACAGTACCTGCCGAGATTCGCTGGAGACGAGCTGCCCTCGCATATAGCGGGCGCGCTGCTTGGCATCGGCGAGCGTCTCGATACGCTCGCGGCGATATACAAGATAGGGCTCGAGCCTACCTCGTCGCAGGACCCCTACGGACTGCGCCGCGCGGCAAGGACCATCAACGAACTTATCTGGGGACTCTCCCTCGACATAGATATGGACAAGGCCCTCGAAATGGCGGCCGCGCAGCTTGAGCTTGCGCCGGAGCGTATAGAGAAGATGAAGGCCTTTATCGCCCTGCGCCAGCAGGTGCAGCTGCGCGAAAAGGGCTTCAGCCATGAGGCGGTGGCCCTCGCGATGCAGACCGTTCCCAGCCGTCCTTTGCAGATATACCGTCTGGCCGAGGTACTGACCAAGGCGAGCGGCGAGGCGTGGTTCGCCGAACTCATCACGGCGGCGGTGCGCGTGAAAAATCTGCTCTCCAAGTCAGGGGAAGAGGCCGGCTCCATCGATGCCGCGAAATTCACCACGGAGGCGGAAAAGAATCTCTACGGAGAACTTGGCAAGCTGACGAAAGAGGCCAAGAGCGCCGTCGAACGCTGCGAGTGGGATAAACTTGCCGCGACAATGGCGGAGTTGGCTCCGGTGATCGCCCAGTTCTTTAACGACGTGCTCGTGATGGACCCCGATCCCGCGGTGCGCGCCAACCGTATCGCGCTGCTTAAAGAATGTCAGGCTTTCTTTATGCAGATCGGAGATTTCAGTATATTGAAATAA